The following DNA comes from Pseudomonas triticicola.
TGTTGCGATTCAGCGTTGATCGCGAGCCAGGCGTGTAGCTGCATCGGTTCGGCGAATAATCCGGGCAATGCGATGAGGCCTCGGTCGAAGCGGCTCATGTATGCCGGCAGCAAACCGATGCATGCGCTGCAGCGAATCATCTCGAGCATGAGTTCATAAGATTGCATCTGCACGACTCCGGCCAACCGCTGCTCGACCAATTCATTCCACGGGCGAAAACTCTGAACCTGTCGATCATGCTGCCACTGCACCAGCATGAAATCCGCCAGATCATCCGGCGTTTCCGGGCGCGCCGTCACCCGTGAATAGCGCTTGGCAATGTGCGGCAGATATTCAATTCGCGCGAGGTGTTGCGGTTCGCTGGTGGCGAAGGTGGGACCAGGGTTTGAAGCATCGCTGGGCGCCAGCCAGAGGACAATGTCGGCGCTGACCGCACGCAATGACAGTTCGCTATCCAGGGCGATAATTTCCAGACGCAGGCTGGCGTTGCGCCGCAGCAATGCGATGAGGTCGCGGCCGAGGATGTCGTGGAGGATGGATTCGGCGATGGCGAGGCGGATCAGGGGTTGTTCGATGACCGGGAGTTTGCGTTGGTGGGCCAGGGTGCTGAGTCGGGCCTGCAACTGTTGGCCTTCGCGGGTGAGCGTTAGGGCGCTGCCCTGGAAGCTGAACAGGCTGTGTTGCAGTTGTTGTTCGAGTTGCGCGAGTTGTTTGCGCAGCAGCGTCGAGCGCACATTGAGGCTACGCGCGGCTTGCATGAAGCAGCCGCAGCGGGCGCTGACGAGGAAGTATTGGGCGACTTCGCTGTCGATGGTCGCGGCCTGGTTGAGCCAGGGTTCGGGGCTGGTTTGGGGCGTTTGGTAATCAGCGGCGCCCGGGCGTCCTGCGGGTTCGGTGAATGACATTGATGACTCCCTGTCGATCTAATGTGGTTGCTCTGAATACACCGGATCTCATTGTGGGAGCGAGCCTGCTCGCGAAAACGTTGGCACATTCAACATCTTCGCTGACTGACCCACCGCATTCGCGAGCAGGCTCGCTCCCACAGGGGTGAATGGTGTTCTGGCTGACTTCAGTATTTTCCCTCGAGGATTTTGTTCAGTTCGGCGCCATCGATGCTCAGGGTGGCGGTGTTGAGCATGCCGTCCAGATACGCTTGGGCGATCTGTTCCTGGCGTTGTGCACGCAGGGCCTGGGTCAGTTGGTCGCGCAGCTCCTCCAGCGTCGCGGTGCGGGCCGGTTGTTGTTCGGTGAGTTTGATCACGTGAAATCCGGCGGCGCTCTGCACGGGATCGGAAACCGCGCCTACCTTGAGCCGCGCCACGGCGCCACGTACTTCCGGCACCAGTTGCTGCAACGGTTGCAGGCCGGTATCACCACCCCGCTCTGCCGTCACGCGATCCTGCGAATATTGCGTAGCGAGCGCCGCAAAATCAGCGGGTGCCGACTGCGCCTTCTTGCTCAATTCAGCGGCCTGTTTACGCACGGTTTCCAACGAAGCGGAATCATTGACAGCAAGGAAAATCTGACTGACCCGATACAACGCCGGCGTCTGCCAGTTGGCCTTCCCCGCGTCATACGCCTGCTGCAACTCAGCCGCGCTCGGATACTCCGCCGGCACCTGACTCACCGAGCGCAAATAATCACGGAACACGATCTGCTCAGTCGCCGCGCGAGTCTGCCGGGCGATGTCTGGCCGCTGCGCCCAACCCTGCGCATCGGCCTGTTCCAGAACGGCTTTTTCCGCCAGTCGCGTACGAATCCAGCGCTCCAGCGCCTCACGGTTGCCGCGCAGTTGTTCGCGGGTTTGCGCCGGGACAGTGGCCAGCAGCGCCTGCAATTCCTCTGGCGAAACCTGCTGATTGCCCAACCGCGCGACCGCTGGCCCGGCTGCAACCGCCATCACCGGCGACGGCTGCTGGGCGGCGACCGGGTCACTGCCCGGTCGCAGCACCAGCGCCACGGCCACCACCAACAACGCCAGCGCTCCGGCGCCGATCACCATGGCAGGCTTTTTCACAGTGCGACTTCCTCTTGTTCGGCAACAGCGGATTTGGCGGTTTGCGAAGCAGCGGTCTGGCTGAAGTCGCGCAGGTAAACGATGAATTCCTGCAACAGGCGATCCCAAAGTTCCAGGTTGCCGCGCAGATGCTCGTTGCTCACGCCTGCAGCCACGACCACGTCCATCTCCATGACCAGAAACTCACCCTGCAACGACAACCGCGCAAACCGTCGTGTCGCGTTCCACTGCTCGGCCACGCCCTGGGGCAAATCACCTTGCACGCGCAGGGCACAGCTGAAAGTGAAATCGACAAAGCTGCCCTGCTCCAGCGCCGGGTTGCCGAAACGCACGGCGTAGCCGATGCCCTGACTGGCGCTGAGCAATTGGACGATGCCGTTCTGTTCGCTCTGGTTAACGCGATAACCGGCTGCTTGCAGGACGTCGGTCAGCGATTGCGGGGAAACGTGGGTGATCAGTTGAGTCATGACTTTCTTCCTTGTTATCAGTGAGCGATCGCCGCTTGCGGCGCGTCGAATTGGGTTTTGTACAGCTCGTCGCCGAAGCCTTGCGC
Coding sequences within:
- a CDS encoding LysR family transcriptional regulator, with the translated sequence MSFTEPAGRPGAADYQTPQTSPEPWLNQAATIDSEVAQYFLVSARCGCFMQAARSLNVRSTLLRKQLAQLEQQLQHSLFSFQGSALTLTREGQQLQARLSTLAHQRKLPVIEQPLIRLAIAESILHDILGRDLIALLRRNASLRLEIIALDSELSLRAVSADIVLWLAPSDASNPGPTFATSEPQHLARIEYLPHIAKRYSRVTARPETPDDLADFMLVQWQHDRQVQSFRPWNELVEQRLAGVVQMQSYELMLEMIRCSACIGLLPAYMSRFDRGLIALPGLFAEPMQLHAWLAINAESQHTPEIQALTELIQQTFNERHEWFQP
- a CDS encoding peptidylprolyl isomerase produces the protein MKKPAMVIGAGALALLVVAVALVLRPGSDPVAAQQPSPVMAVAAGPAVARLGNQQVSPEELQALLATVPAQTREQLRGNREALERWIRTRLAEKAVLEQADAQGWAQRPDIARQTRAATEQIVFRDYLRSVSQVPAEYPSAAELQQAYDAGKANWQTPALYRVSQIFLAVNDSASLETVRKQAAELSKKAQSAPADFAALATQYSQDRVTAERGGDTGLQPLQQLVPEVRGAVARLKVGAVSDPVQSAAGFHVIKLTEQQPARTATLEELRDQLTQALRAQRQEQIAQAYLDGMLNTATLSIDGAELNKILEGKY
- a CDS encoding YbjN domain-containing protein, whose protein sequence is MTQLITHVSPQSLTDVLQAAGYRVNQSEQNGIVQLLSASQGIGYAVRFGNPALEQGSFVDFTFSCALRVQGDLPQGVAEQWNATRRFARLSLQGEFLVMEMDVVVAAGVSNEHLRGNLELWDRLLQEFIVYLRDFSQTAASQTAKSAVAEQEEVAL